The DNA region TCATCACTTTGGCTGGCTTCCACGCATTAAATACTTCCATGTTTGAATTGGCACATGCATACAAACAAAGAGGAATGGCGGGGTTCTCCGAATTACAAGAACGTGAATTTGGACTTCAGGATAAAGGTTTTAGAGCGGTGAAACATCAAAGTTTTGTAGGTACTGGCTACTTTGATTGCGTTCAAAATATAGTTCAACAAGGTAAGGCTTCTACGGTCGCAATGAAAGATAGTACCGAAACAGCACAATTTGCCTAACCTTAAATAAACTAGGGCCTTGTCTTAATGCAAGGCTCTCCTTCTTTTGTAAATCTATTTTTTAAACTCAAAATTATATACTATGGTAGAATTAGGTGTGAAACATAAAAATATTGATTTGAGTAAATATGGTATTAAACCATCCATTGTCAATTGGAATTTGACTACAGAAGATTTAGTAAGTAGGACGCTGGAATTAGGACAAGGTAAACTCAATGATACTGGTGCACTATGTGTCAATACGGGTAAATTTACAGGAAGATCTCCGCGTGATAAATTTATAGTCAAAGATGAAATAACGGAACATTTAGTTGATTGGGGGCAGATAAATAATCCTATATCGCCATTGTTATTTGATAGTTTGTATAATACAGTTTGTTTACATATTAAAGATCAAGAAATTTGGGTGAGAGGTGTAAAAGCTTGCGCGGACGAGCGCTATAAATTAAATATTCTAGTTGTCAATGAAACTCCTTGGGCTAATCTTTTTTGCAAACAATTATTCATACGTCCCGAAGATCAAGCTATCACTAATTTCGATGCGGATTGGCTGATATTACAAGTGCCTTCGTTTTTGGCTGAGCCCAGTATTGATGGAACAAGGAATGAAAATTTTACAATAGTTAATTTCACCAGAAAGATTATTCTAATAGGGGGAAGTGCTTATACTGGTGAAATGAAAAAAGGAATTTTTAGTGTTTTAAATATGTCTCTTCCTCATTACGATAAAGTGCTGCCAATGCACTGCGCCGCGAATGAGGGGACAAATGGAGACGTTGCTTTGTTCTTTGGTCTGAGTGGAACGGGGAAAACGACACTAAGTACAGATCCTGAGCGCTCTCTTATTGGAGATGATGAGCATGGCTGGGCGGAGGGTTCAATATTTAATTTTGAAGGAGGCTGTTATGCAAAATGTATCAATCTCACACAAGAACATGAGCCGCAAATCTATAATGCTATCAAGCACGGTGCATTAGTAGAGAACACTACGTTTTATCAAGATTCCAATCAATTAAATTATTCTGATAGTTCCATTACGGAAAATACTCGAGTTGCCTACCCAATTGATTATTTGGAAAAAATAAAATCACCATCGCATGGCAATGAACCGACCAATATTTTCTTTCTTTCTTGTGACGCATTTGGGGTATTACCTCCCATTGTAAAACTGAATAAAGAACAAGCAATGTATTATTTTTTGAGTGGTTATACTGCAAAAGTGGCTGGTACTGAAGTGGGAATCGCGCATCCTGTTTCTACATTTTCTGCTTGTTTTGGAAACGTATTTTTACCCTTAAATCCAGTCATTTATGCCAATTTATTAGGTGAAAAACTGAGTAAAAATGAGAAAATAAATGTTTGGATGGTAAATACGGGATGGGTTGGAGGGCCTTATGGAGTTGGTAATAGGATTAAACTAGCATATTCTCGCCAGCTAATTAAAAGTGCAATTGATGGAACTATTCATCAAGGTGGCTACAATACACATTCGGTGTTTGGATTTCAAATTCCTCTAAAATGTCCTAATGTTCCTAATGAAGTATTAAATCCTAGAATTCAATGGGATTGCCCAGAAGCCTATGATAATGCGGCGATAGAATTAGCACAGAAATTTGTGAAAAATTTCGAACCTTATAGAAAAGAAGCGAATGCCGATATTATAAATGCCTCTCCTATAACTGTGAGACTGGCAAATGCTTCTTAAAATCTACTCAAACAATTAATATCGATACGAAAAGCAAATAAATTTTTTGTGAATAAATACTATTTAACTTTTTCTTAATTGAACTATTATAGTTTACCTGAATCAAAATTTAAACTACATGCGGAGTAATTAATACTCCGTATTTTATGATAGCTCCTTGAATGTGTTTAGTTTTTCCAAATCCAAAATTGTAGTTTTTCCATCTTCACTCTCATGGAACATGGGAACAAATTTCGCATTAGGAATAATTTCGTCTGTAATATAGGACGTTCTTTTCATTACATTATTGGCGTATACGTCATCAAAACCATTGATCGAAACATAAATTTCTAAGTCTGCCTGTTTCATTTCTTCTGTCGATAAATGTATTAGCGGGCTATTATCGTCAATGGGATGTACAATCGTCCAATTCATTACAAGATTATCAATATGTTTTCTTTCCAGTTCTAATTCGTAAAATTTATAGTTGTTTTTACCATTTTCATGTACCAATAAACTTGCAGTAACTCTTATCGAAACATTCGTTAGCGCATGCTTATTTTTAAAAGATACAATTCGAAACATTAACCCATGTCCTCCACGATATGGTGCGATAACTGCATTATGGCTAAAAGAAATATGTGCTTTAGGTCTGGAAAATCTTCCATACATAACACCTGTTGCAACCGCAAAAGATGCGAATCCTGAAGCAGCTTCTAAGGAAGAGATAATATTGGCTGCATGCCCGACGGGGTTAACTCTCCCATAACCAACCGTAGTAAATGTTTCAGTACTAAAATAAAATACTTCTGCAATTCTACCCCAACAAGATTTTGCAATGATCCCTTGTAAGCTATTCATTCCAAAGAAAAGATAGAGTGACGTGTAAACTATATTTATAGTAAAGTAAAACAGTAAGAGTGTAAAAATAAATTGCCAAGTAGACATACTCAAAAGCCAATTATAAATACTCCAACGTTGCCAAATAGGAACTCCTTGTTTGACTATATTGAAACTACCATCCTTATTGATAAATCTACCTCCAAAATCTTCTACTTTATTACTAAAGCCGGTATCATCATTGGTTTTGAGTCTGTGTTTGTGATTGAGAAAGGAAGGCATAGATGGTTTTTGAAATAATTTTAGAATACAAAAGTAGCTGTTTTATACAAACAAAAAACCTCGCTATATTATATAGCGAGGTTTTCAATATTTGAGATTCGGAAGATATTAATCTTCGTCTTCGTCTTTTACTTTTCCTTTGTTTTTCGCCATTACTTCTTCAGCAATATTATTAGGAGCTGGAGTGTAATGAGAGAATTCCATTGTAGAAGATGCACGACCAGAAGATAAAGAACGTAATTGAGTTACATATCCAAACATTTCACTCAATGGAACTTTAGCTTTGATAACTTGTGCATTGTTACGGCTATCCATACCTTCCATCATACCACGACGACGGTTCAAGTCACCTGTAACATCTCCCATGTATTGATCAGGAGTAGTTACTTCTACTTTCATGATTGGTTCCAACAATGTAGGTTTAGCTTTTGCACCAGCGTGGCGGAAACCAGCTTTTGCTGCTAATTCGAAAGACATTGCGTCAGAGTCAACAGGGTGGAAGCTACCGTCAAATACACGGATTTTCATGTTTTCAACAGGGAAACCAGCTAATACACCAGTACTCATTGCTGTTTCGAAACCTTTGCTTATTGCAGGGACAAATTCACGAGGGATAGATCCACCAAATAAATCATTTACGAATTGGAAAGATTTACCTTCATTTTCTTTCATCCATTCAGCATCTGCAGGTCCGATTTCAAATTGGATATCCGCAAATTTACCACGACCACCAGTTTGTTTTTTCAACGTTTCACGGTGAGAAATAGTATTACCGAATGCTTCTTTATAGGCAACCTGTGGTGCACCTTGGTTTACTTCAACTTTGAATTCGCGTTTCATACGATCCAAAATGATTTCCAAGTGCAATTCACCCATACCACGAAGGATGGTTTGACCAGTTGCTTCGTCTGTATTTACACGTAAAGTAGGATCTTCTTCAACTAATTTGGAAATAGCCATACCCATTTTATCTACGTCATTTTGAGTTTTAGGCTCAATTGCGATCGCGATAACTGGTTCTGGGATGAACATGTTTTCCAATACGATTGGGAATTTTTCATCACAAAGTGTATCACCAGTTTTGATTTCTTTGAAACCAACAGCGGCTCCGATATCACCAGCTTCGATAAATTCAACAGGATTTTGTTTGTTCGCGAACATCTTCATGATACGGCTGATACGTTCATTTTTGCCACTACGCATATTTTTAACGTAAGAACCCGCATCTAAATGTCCAGAATAACAACGGAAGAATGCCAAACGACCAACGAATGGATCAGTCATGATTTTGAATGCTAAAGCAGAGAATGGCGCTTTTGCATCTGGAGCACGACGCTCTTCTTTATCTGTATCTGGATTAACACCGATAGTATCACCTACATCTACTGGAGAAGGTAAGTAACGACATACCGCGTCTAATGCAGTTTGTACACCTTTATTTTTGAAAGAAGAACCACACATCATTGGGATGATGCTTAAGTCGATCGCTGCCTTACGGATAGCTTCGTGCATTTCATCTTCTGTAATAGAATTAGGATCTTCAAAGAATTTTTCCATCAAAGTTTCGTCGTATTCAGCTACGGCTTCAACTAATTTAGCTCTCCATTCTTCTACTTCCTCTACCATATCTTCAGGTACAGGGATCTCTGTATAGGTCATACCTTCAGTAGAATCATCCCAGATGATACCTACATTTTTAATCAAGTCAACGACACCTTTGAAGTTGTCTTCTGCACCGATTGGTAATTGTAATGGAACTGCATTGGCACCTAACATGTCATGCAATTGTTTTACAACCATCAAGAAATCAGCACCTTGACGGTCCATTTTATTTACGAAACCGATACGAGGTACACGGTAACGGTTTGCTTGACGCCATACAGTTTCAGATTGTGGTTCTACACCATCAACAGCTGAGAACAAGGCAATCAAACCATCCAATACACGCATAGAACGTTCTACTTCTACAGTAAAGTCTACGTGACCTGGAGTATCGATAATATTAAAAGCGTAATCTTTAGTATCTGATGTTTTTTGACCTTGTACTGTTGGGAAAGGCCATTTACAGCTAACCGCTGCAGATGTAATGGTAATACCTCTTTCTTTCTCTTGAGCCATCCAGTCGGTTGTAGCACCACCGTCGTGTACTTCACCGATTTTGTGAATCATACCAGTGTAGCGCAAGATACGCTCGGTAGTAGTGGTTTTACCGGCATCGATGTGTGCGGCAATACCAAAGTTGCGTTGTAATTTCAAGTCCGCCATAAAACGAAAAATATTTATTTTTTACATGAAAGTGGAAAACAATCCCAATTTCGGGCGCAAAAGTAAATAAAAATTGTGTTAATTCGATATTTTTATTTATAAAGCATCTATGAATTCTTTCTATAAATAGTAAAATGTGGATAAATGAAAATATAAATTATTTATACAAACTGAATAATTTTCTATTTGCTTGAAAATCAATCTGCTGAAAAATAAAATAAATAAATTATAAATTTTTATTTTTTTACGAAAAAAATTAGGATTGAAATTGTCAATCTTGTTTGATAGCTTCAATATCTAAATTAGCATTTGGAATATTGACCAATGCTTTGATGATTTTGCCATCTATTGTATCCGATTCATCTCTTTTAAATATGACAGTGCCTCCATAAGATTGCACTTCGAATGTATCTTTTGCAGTATTGACAACCTCAATGGCTCCTATAGGAGAAACAATTTCAAGTGTAGAATCGTTTTTGGCACTTACTTCTGAGATGATCACTTTGCCATTTTGGTCAAATTTGTATTTACCGCAATATTCACTCATGTTGTTTTTAATTGAGATAAAGGATAGTGAAAGGACGAGAATAACGATACTTAAGAAGGATTTTAGAATTTTCATAAAATTGGTTTATTGGTTTTTGCAATGACATACTTGACCAAAATTAAATCACTTAGTATAGTAAATGGGTGACTCAATTTTAATTAATGTATTCTTAATCTTTCATTTTTCAGATTATAATACCTATTCATCAATATCAAATGAAAGAATGAAAATATCTATTTTAATTATTTATCCTTTCCCAATTTTAGAGGATTAAAAGTTGAGTCATTTTTAGTTTTTGCTTTTTCTAATATAGAATCTATTGTATTATGTGTTTGTGTCGTGGGGAAGGTCATGCGGTTATTTTCATAACTGTTGGTACTTTGATTGTTTTGAACCATCCAATAAATAACTCTAATAAGAATAAAACCACCAAAAAGCCAAAATCTGATTGAACGATCAGAAAAAATAGCAGGTTTGTTTTCCTGTCTGTAATGTTTTTTTATGATTTCATTATTTTTTTTAATGAGCTCTTCTTGAGTAGGGGAAACATTTAAAGTCGTAAGCATTTTACTAATAGCGAATGCTTTTTTTATATTCGGAAATTGTAATTCAACTATCAAGTGAGTCAAGCCATGGCTTATTTCTTCTCGATATTCGATCAAGAATTCGGGAAGTGTATTGAAAAAAGTTGCCCAATTTTGGTCTTTGTTAGTCCAAATGTCGATGATTTCTAATTTGGATAAATAGTTATCTCTACTAATATTTCGAAATTGAAAAAAGGATTTTTCACAAAAAAAAGTAAAGCTTTGAAAAGCGTCAAACAAGTCCTCTTTTTCCATAAATTTCTGAACTGAAAGCCAAGTGGTAGCATCTTTAAAATTACCATTTGATAACAAAATCTTCATAGTCTTATCAAATGGAATAATCATATATGGCGATATAAATCGGACAAAATCAAATGTAACCTGAACGTTATGTAAGGATTGAAATGTAGAAAAATCTATTCTTCCTTTTTCGATCAATTGTAATAATGCAGGCTCCTGCCAAATTTTTTCATGAAAATCTAATCTCTGCAAAAAATTAGGTTGTTCTATTTCTGTTAAAATATCTTGTTTGTTGTAGGAAAAATCTTCAATAGTTACAATTCCTATTGATTCTAATGCAAATTCGGCTTGAATTCTTTTCTTTAAAATAGCGGGTTGTGACAACTCCTCTATAGGAATTTCACAATGATTAAAAAATCGAATAGGGGAGATGTACTGCATAAATCTAATAAATTGCGAATAAATCGATGGATTTGGGTTTGCTAATTGCTGTGCTGATCATTCCTGTTTGATATCGTAAATCAAGGGAAATAGTATCAGCTTTGGATTGTAAACTATTGTCTTTAGTTTTAAAAGTATAGAATGGATGTAACCCATAAATTTTTGGGTAACTATCGGACTGGTTATTTCCATATTTATGCGTTAGTTCTTTATAATTTTTTACAACTATAAATATATCGTATATTCTATTATCCAGCGTAAAAGTTTGACTTTTGTTAGCAGGTAGGGGAATTATATTATCTGAATTTCCCTTGTAGATATAGAAATTAAAGGATGTTTTGTTGTGTATATTTACGACTGTTTTTTGATTTTTTATACCTGAAAAATTATAGTAAGCAGGATCAAAACTATCAAATAGAATGGAATCTTTTTGATAATAATAGACTGTTTTTTGCGGACTAAAGGACTGTGAAAATAGACTGTTTTTTTCTCTAAATTTTTCAAATGAAGCATTGGTAATCTTGCCTGCTTGCTCTTTTTTATATTGATGATACCAAACATTAATTGTTATCGCAATAAAAATTGACAGAATTAAGCAAAGAAGGAAAATAAAAAAGGCTGTGTATTTATTAACAATTCGTTTCTTTCCTCGAAATTTTATTTCGACAAATCGAGTTTTGGATAAATAAATCTTGTGGTTTTTTAATACCAATTTTTTTAGCCCTTCTTCCAAATTGAGCTGAGTTAATTTGATACTTATACGAGCTGTTAATACTCTATTTGCTTTTTGAATCTCAACGGTTAAATTGATGATTTTACGTGATAGTTCGTCTATCTCAACTGAAAAATAATTAGGAAGCGTATTGAAAAATTGTGGCCAATTTGTATTTGCCCAAACTGTAATATCGGAGATATGTTTTTTATAGTTGTCTTTGCTTATATTTTTGAATAGTTGCATTGATTTGAGAAAAAACATCCTAACACTCTGGTAAGCGTTATCAAACTCCATATCTGAAATATGATCTTGATATTTCAAAAGTACCGTTGCTTGATCAAAATCTTTTTCGTACAAACATTTTCCAAGAATTTTGGCAAAAGAAAAAGTAAAATAAGGTGCAATAAACGCACTAAATGAAGATGAATTGACGCTTATTGAATCAAATAAAGGTATATCTCCCGCCCATATTTGCTTTTCCAAAAAATCAAGTAGAACTTTAGAATTCCAAATTAAAAGATGAAACTTTAAAGCTTGCTGAACATCAGAATCCTCAAATAACGCTACAAAAAATTGTGGACTATAATCCCAATTTTCTATAGAAATAATTCCATTCTCGGAAGAGGAAAGTTCCAATTGCACCATCTTTTTTAATTTGGAAATTTCCATGGTCGGAATTTTTTCCAAATCTATCTGGCAATATTCAAAAAAGCGAATGGGGGAAATGTAATTTTGCATCTATCCTAAACCAGTTCCTTTGAAATTTTCCAAACTAGAGTCCATCGATTTATCCATTTTAATAAGGTGTGTCAAGTTGTAAACATGTTGTCTAAAAGCAAAATATTGCTCCTTATCCATTGCTTCATCTGCTAATTTGAATATTTTTTTAGCGCCACTATAATTGGTGTAATAATCTTCGGGATAACCTTTTAGTTGACTATATTTCCCGATTAAAAAACTTGTAGTATTATATAACGCATCCCAGCCCAATTCATTCATTTTACGAGTTGCATTGGTCAGTACGGAAGCGTTTCTAGACTTTAATAGTTGATCTTCATTACGGACTAAATTGTGAAATCTTTCCTTTAATTTTTCTTTTTCGAAATCTACTTGTACGATTTGCTCTTCAAAGAAATCTTTTGCTTCCAAATACTCATTACGCAAATTTTCTAAACGTTCATTTCCTCCTAATTTGTCAAATTCGCTTGCCACTTTTTGGATGGTGTCTGCGAGAATATACTTTTTATCGCTTTTATCATTTTCCCGAATGCGAACAATATCGTTTTTGATATTTCCAAGCTCTTTTCTTAGTTCTGTTGCTTGTATGCTAAGCACTTCATTAGCTTGATATTGAAAGGATTTAATAGATTCTCTAATGTCTTTTTCCAAATCAAAAAATTGCTCTTTTAATCGAGAAATATTAATATGTTTTTCGGATATAGAAAATACGTTTTTAAATTCCTGATCGGTCATGACTAAATAAATACTGCAATGTAATTGACGACTTTCATCCATCATTAGATTTACCTCAATATCCGAACCTTTCAATAGGTCTGCATTCAAATCTTTACCCGTAATTTCAATCTGGCCAATGGGCAAATTAGAAACAGGTTTAGCAAAACGATCTCCTTCTAATATATTGATAATGATACTTTCACTAGAGCCTTTTTGAATCGTACGAGAGACTTCTCTGTACAATGTTTTCTTTTGCGGAAGCAAACTATTTTTTTCAAATATGGGTTCGAGTTTGGTCGTTTTATTTTCTGCATCATCCACTTCGATACACACATCTTTCGGGATGGGTTGCCCTTGAATATTGTATTGCCCTTGCGTAATTGCAAACTCTTGTTTGAGACTATTTACCTCATTATAGTTCTCATCAAGCACTATAAAACTAAATTGATTATTGAGATTTTTTATAAGCGGAAAAAATGCGGTGAATTTGGATTTTAGTGGGGCAATTCCAGAGTCAAAACCACCATCTTTTCGGATAATTCTATAGTAAAAATTATCATATTCGCCTATCACTTTTGCAAGTAAAATTTCTTCGTCCTCACGACTAGTTTTGGTATAAGATAAGATAATTTCAATATTACTTTTTTCTTCATCCTCCATATTTACCAGCAAATCATCTATCGTTGTAGTCGATAGTTCTTGTGCTGTATTATTGGAAGGTTGATATGACTTATTTGCTGCATAGAAGGCTGCACCTTCTGCAACTGCTGTAGTTGGATCGACATCTGTATTTACCTTAATACCCAATTGAGACGACAATGATTCCCTTACAAATGGAATATAAGTACTACCTCCGACTAAAATTAATTGATTGATTTGTGCTATATCCAAATGATTTCGATCCAATATTTGACGAATCATTTTTATAGTTGCTTCAATATTCGGTGCAATGATGTCGTTGAATTGATTCCTTCTTATTGGGATGATAGATTCAATCTCTTCGCCATTGTATTCGAAACTACATTCTACTTCGGTTTCTTCGTATGAGGATAAATCCTTTTTGGCTTCTTCTGCTTTGTGTAAAAGTATATAGTATAGTTTTTCTAATGGGCTATTAGGATCTGTTAATTGTGTAAGGAAATCTTCATTTCCGATTTGATTTCCGATATAAGGTGCAATGATTTTTTCTACAATTGCCGTATCAAAATCCACGCCACCCAAGAAATTATTACCCTCGTGATCTGTTACACTCATGTCGCCTTCTTTGATCGAAACAAGTGCTGCGTCAAAAGTACCTCCGCCCAAGTCATACACCAACCAATAACCCGAATTATCCTCCTGTGTTGAATGGTTGAAATAAGCTAAACTCGCGGCAATTGGCTCTTGCAAAAGAAAAACTGTCTGGAATCCTGCCTCTTGTCCTGCTTTTTGCGTAGCATTACTTTGCATGGAATCAAATGACGCAGGTATAGTGATTACTGTCGCTTCGGGATTTTCTCCATTATGGATGAAATTTTTGAGTTCTTTTAAGACTAGAGAAGATAATTCAATTGGCGTAATATTTTCATCACGATTGACTACGTAATATTTATCATCCGTGCCCATTTTGCGTTTAAATCCGCCAAAAACATTCAACGGATCTTTGCTGATATATTCGCGTGCTTTATCGCCTATGAGCGTTTTATCCTTTCTAAAAGCCACAACGGACGCCAATGTTTCCTTGTGCCCGATGGGATTTTTAAATATAGTTACACTTCCATTGTCATATTTGGCAATGAGTGAATTTGTTGTTCCAAGATCAATTCCAAAATTTACAGGTTTCATTCAATTTCTATTTTAAATAGACTCAACTATAACAATTCCTTTCTGAACGAGTAAAGGATTGGAAGATTCTAATTTGTAAATAATAGGTTTTACGACTTTAGTGATCATCATGTGTCGGCCTTCTTTGCCCACAATACTCGCTTCCACATCTGTTCTTGCGTCGGTGTATTTTTCATTAATTGGATTTTTGGAAATAAAACCAATCTCTTCAATGATCGATTTCATACGATTTAGATTACGCTCAATTTTAGAAAATATAGGTTCTTGTTCGAGTTTCTGTTCTAATTCGAATATTTGATTCAAAAGATTTTTTTCCTGATCCATGGATGTTTATTTACGGTAAAAATAAGGATTTATATCTTTTGAAAGGTGGTGTATACGTCTATATGAATGGCTTTAATATTACTTTAATAGTCCTAAATATAAAAATGCAGCTCTTTATTGGGTTGTCAGAGCGGCATTTTTAAAAAGGAAATTAAACGGACTTATTTATTCATGATCTGATCCATATATGATTTATTGTCCCAGAATAGATATTCTTCACTCATCACACCATCTTTGTTCCACACGCCAATAGTTGCCATTGGAAGACGGAATTTTTTGCCTGTAGGTTGGATAAATTTGCCATCACCGATAGGCATTGGTTTGGTAAATGTACCTTCCATATATCCCATCACTGCAGTAATATTACCGTTTCCTAGACGGTATGGATGTTCCTTGATACGCGTATCTGGCGCATATACAAACATCGCGTCTAAGGTTTTGATATGTTGTTCGATACCTTTTTCCGTATGACCATCAGGGAAATGAACTAAAATATTTTTTGCATGGCTTTCGTGTAATCTTGTCCAATCTCTGTTACTAAATACAGTGAAGTCAAGCGTATCAAAAGTTTTTAAGTTTTCTGCGATGATTGCATTGGTCGCTGTGATCGCTTTTAATTCTTTAACCATTTCAGTTTTAGAGGGTTCTTTTTGTGCTTGAGCGTTGGTATTTAAAGCGGCGATAAAAGATGCAATAGCTAATCCTTTGAATACTAATTTTTTCATTTTTTCAATATTTAATGTTTGAATTTGATACTGCAAAGTTTGGATAAATAACAATATTTGTTGTAACATATATATGAAAAAATGTTGTCATTTTCGGAAATTCTATCAGAACAGATTGATTTTTCCTAGAATCTAAATTATAACAAGCGATTGTGTGCGTATGTATATAAAAATAACAATTGTTCGCTTTTATTGCAATTAAATATACCCTATATTCGTAGAGCTTTTTTTGTCATTAATTACATTCTTAATAAACATATTTTAAGAAACATGAATTTTAATACGGAGCGTTATGCACAGATGCAGTATCGAAAATGTGGAAATAGCGGTTTGAAACTGCCTGCGATTTCTTTAGGCTTGTGGCACAATTTCGGAGATGTTGATGTGTATGATGTATTTAGAGAAACATTGATAACTGCATTTGATAACGGTATTACGCATTTTGACTTAGCTAATAATTACGGACCGCCTCCAGGATCTGCAGAAAATAATTTTGGTAAAATTTTACATAAAGACTTTGTCGATCATAGAGATGAGTTGATTATTTCTACGAAGGCTGGATATACGATGTGGCCTGGACCTTACGGAGATTGGGGAAGTAAAAAGTATCTAGTTGCCAGTTTGGATCAGAGTTTAAAAAGAATGGGCTTAGACTATGTCGATATTTTTTATCACCATCGTCCCGATCCAAATACACCAATAGAAGAGACGATGACGGTATTAGATTTAATCGTACGTCAAGGAAAAGCATTGTACGTAGGATTGTCCAATTATGGACCATTAGAAGCGGCTGTTGCATTTGAATATTTGAAAAAATTAGGTACGCCTTGTGTGATCCATCAACCGAAATATTCCATGTTTGTACGAAAACCCGAAGATGGATTGCTAAATGTATTGCAAGAGTTTGGTGTGGGATGCATTGCATTTTCTCCATTGGCTCAAGGCTTATTAACCAATAAATATTTGAATGGAATTCCGTCAGATTCTCGTGCTGCTAAAGGGATATTTTTAAAAGAAGAGAATATTACACAGGATATTTTGGATAAAATTAAAATGCTAAATAATATAGCTGAAAATAGAAATCAAACACTAGCTCAAATGTCTATCGCTTGGTTATTAAAAGATGAAAGAGTTACATCTATATTGGTTGGTGCAAGGAATAAAATGCAACTTTTGGATTCTCTTCATAGTTTGATACATTTAGAATTTGATAAAGAGGAGTTAGAAGCTATTGAAACTATTTTGAGTAAATAGATGTAATAATATTCTTTATTATGGTATTTAAAACGTCAATGAGTAAATCTGTAAAAATTATCACTATTTCAATAAGTATAGTTTTTATATTGCAAATTGGTTATAGTATCTTT from Rhizosphaericola mali includes:
- a CDS encoding aldo/keto reductase, giving the protein MNFNTERYAQMQYRKCGNSGLKLPAISLGLWHNFGDVDVYDVFRETLITAFDNGITHFDLANNYGPPPGSAENNFGKILHKDFVDHRDELIISTKAGYTMWPGPYGDWGSKKYLVASLDQSLKRMGLDYVDIFYHHRPDPNTPIEETMTVLDLIVRQGKALYVGLSNYGPLEAAVAFEYLKKLGTPCVIHQPKYSMFVRKPEDGLLNVLQEFGVGCIAFSPLAQGLLTNKYLNGIPSDSRAAKGIFLKEENITQDILDKIKMLNNIAENRNQTLAQMSIAWLLKDERVTSILVGARNKMQLLDSLHSLIHLEFDKEELEAIETILSK
- a CDS encoding nuclear transport factor 2 family protein, giving the protein MKKLVFKGLAIASFIAALNTNAQAQKEPSKTEMVKELKAITATNAIIAENLKTFDTLDFTVFSNRDWTRLHESHAKNILVHFPDGHTEKGIEQHIKTLDAMFVYAPDTRIKEHPYRLGNGNITAVMGYMEGTFTKPMPIGDGKFIQPTGKKFRLPMATIGVWNKDGVMSEEYLFWDNKSYMDQIMNK